The Pirellulales bacterium sequence GGCGGATCAGCCAAGCCCGCTTACAAACACCCCAAAATGGCCGGTCTTTTGCGCACTATGTCAACGATTGGACTGAATTGCTAAAGTTACTGCCAATTGCTGACAGGTATTTCGGTAGCTGACGCGGGCTCGCTGTCGAATATCCCCCGCCGCAGACAATCCGTCACATAGGGTCCATGGCTTGGTTCGTATTGGGGTGGCGCGGTCCTTTGTGGCGCGACGACCCGGCGGCGCATCGACGGTTTGCGTTCTCCGAAATCTTCACTCGACGACAAATGACAACTCCGGCGGCCAAGCATGCAACGGCTCCTGTGAACCGTCGTCACAGCGATGATCAACAGGACGGCGCGCTGCATGCCCGTCTGTTGAAGGTGATCGAACACGCCGCGCATCTGCTCCCCGCGCAGGGGCCGATCACCGTTTTCATCCACCACAACACGTTGCATGCCTTCGAGGATCTGCCGTTCACCGAAGCGGTGAAGCAAGCGGCGACGATTTTCGATTGCCAGCCTTTTTTGGCCAAGGACCGCTACCGCCAGGAGTTAGGGCGGGGGCGAATTCGATCCGCGGACGTGCTGGCGGTGCTGCGCGAAGATTTGGGCGGCCGTGCGGACGAAGCGGTATTGCGGAGGTGCACGCGACTGGAACTGCGACTGGCCATGCTCCAGTATCCGCTGCGTTACGGGCCGACCGAGGAACTTCTCTGGTTCATCGCGGAAACTGACGCCCTCCGCCGGTTTCGCGAGGACATTCCCGCCCTGCACGGGCGCCGCATGATCGCGGAGACGCGCCGGTGGGTGATGCGCGAGATGCGCGGCAGGGGAGCGGCCGGCGAAAGTGGCGACGATTGTGCCCAGCGGGCGAATCGCCGGCCCGCGGCCAACCTGACTGGGCTTATCGAGCGCTTCGGCGCGAATCGGATTGAGAAATGGGGCGAAGGGGATTGGGAAGCGTTCACTCTGCAGGCGCTGTGGCGTGTGTGCTGCGGCGGCGTCGCGGAGACGCCGGAACCCGCGCCCTCCACGCCGCCTCCTGTCAGGTCCCGCGACCTGCTCGTTCAGGCGACTGGCGGAGATCCGGATCTGTTGGTCAACGACCTGCTGATTCGCTTCTGCGGAGCTTTTTTGGATCAGGGCTTGGCGCGCTGGCAACTGCCGAGGCGAGACGAAGGATTCTATCGGTCCTTCATCGCGTTGTATCGCATGCCGGGAGACATGCCAGAACGCTGGCTTGCTGGGTTGCCGCAAGAACTGGCCCGACTGGAAAACAGGGACATCTGCCCGCTGGAATCGATCCGCGAATCTCTGGAACTGCTGGGAGTGCCGGAAAACGAATGGGACGAATACCTGTCGGCTACGTTGCTCGTGTTGCGTGGCTGGGCGGGGATGTTCCAGTTCCTCGAAGAGCGCCCGGATCGGGCGGTCCATCCGATCCCTCCGGGAAGTTTGGTCGAGTTTCTGGCAATTCGACTCGTGCTGGATCGCCTGGCATTGGCTGATGTCGCACGCTGCGAGTTGGGCTTTGCAAGGCCGCTAAGCGAATTGCGGGCGGAGCTGCTCCGGCGCGTTGTCCCCAGTCGCCCCCCCAGTGTTCAGCAGCGGGCCTTTCTGGTGTTTCAGCTTGCGCAGATACTGGGCTGGACGCCCGAGGAATTGTCCCAATTGAGCGAGCGAGAATGGGCCGCGCTGTTGGACGAGATGGATTCATTTCCAACTGTCGAACGGCGGCGCATATTTCATTTGGCTTACGAACGGTTCTTCTATTCGCAGACGCTCGACGCCCTGGCGCTGCACAGCCGCGAGTCGCGCAACGATCCCGCGTCGCCCCGCTTTCAGGCGATGTTCTGCATCGACGATCGCGAGGAATCGTTCCGCCGGCACATCGAGGAACTGGCCCCGGACGCGGCGACCTTTGGCATCGCAGGATTCTACTTTATTGATATGTATTATCGCGGATTGTCCGATGCGCACTTCGCGCCACTATGTCCGGTTGTGGTGCGCCCGCAGCATTGGGTCGTCGAGCAGGTCGACGCAAGCCGCGCCGACGATCATCGAAGCTGGGCGCTGGCGCGCCGGACCCTGGGATTGGCGTCGCATCAAATTCACGTCGGCAGTCGAACGTTTGTCCTGGGGGCCATGCTTTCCGCGATCGGCGGCGTGTTCGCCACGGCTCCGCTGGTGGCTCGGACCCTGTTCCCACGGTTGACCGCTCGATTGCGGAAGCGGTTTGGTCGCGCCGTACTACCGCCGCCGCCGACTCGGTTGGTATTGGAGAGCGCCGCGTCAGACTCCGCTTCTGGCAACGGCCACA is a genomic window containing:
- a CDS encoding DUF2309 domain-containing protein, encoding MAWFVLGWRGPLWRDDPAAHRRFAFSEIFTRRQMTTPAAKHATAPVNRRHSDDQQDGALHARLLKVIEHAAHLLPAQGPITVFIHHNTLHAFEDLPFTEAVKQAATIFDCQPFLAKDRYRQELGRGRIRSADVLAVLREDLGGRADEAVLRRCTRLELRLAMLQYPLRYGPTEELLWFIAETDALRRFREDIPALHGRRMIAETRRWVMREMRGRGAAGESGDDCAQRANRRPAANLTGLIERFGANRIEKWGEGDWEAFTLQALWRVCCGGVAETPEPAPSTPPPVRSRDLLVQATGGDPDLLVNDLLIRFCGAFLDQGLARWQLPRRDEGFYRSFIALYRMPGDMPERWLAGLPQELARLENRDICPLESIRESLELLGVPENEWDEYLSATLLVLRGWAGMFQFLEERPDRAVHPIPPGSLVEFLAIRLVLDRLALADVARCELGFARPLSELRAELLRRVVPSRPPSVQQRAFLVFQLAQILGWTPEELSQLSEREWAALLDEMDSFPTVERRRIFHLAYERFFYSQTLDALALHSRESRNDPASPRFQAMFCIDDREESFRRHIEELAPDAATFGIAGFYFIDMYYRGLSDAHFAPLCPVVVRPQHWVVEQVDASRADDHRSWALARRTLGLASHQIHVGSRTFVLGAMLSAIGGVFATAPLVARTLFPRLTARLRKRFGRAVLPPPPTRLVLESAASDSASGNGHTAYTLPEMTAIAERVLRDTGLTSSFARLVLTFGHGSTSLNNPHESAYQCGACGGVRGGPSGRAIAQILNDPRVRSQLQERGLSIPRDTIFVGGMHNTGNEEVTFFDLDVVPDSHRQELDVVHALIERAGDRNAHERCRRFESAPLTLSFASARQHVEGRSEDLSQARPELGHATNGVTIVGRRRRTRGLFLDRRAFLNSYDPTQDDAEGTILERILQAAIPVCAGIGLEYYFSCVDNAGYGCGSKLPHNVASLLGVMDGAASDLRTGLPWQMVEIHEPVRQLFVIEARPELLCKVLARNPGLERLVRNDWVRLATLDPDSPKIQVFRGGAFEEYQPQVEQLPRARSSVDWYLGRRDHLEFAQIGDA